The DNA segment TCTAGGATCTAGAACGCCTTGTCTAAAGTGCACATCATGCGGAAATAACAGTTCACCATCTAAAAAGAACAAAAATAATGGATCTCATTTTTCTGCACGGATGCAAAACCAAAGAGATAGTTGGCAACACAAATCTGATGGAAATACCCAAGTTAATGAATATGAAAATCGACACACAAGAGGCGCTTGGGTACAAGTTTTTGGAAATTACGATGATACCAATAACTTTGATTGGCTTTCTGGTTATGATGCTAATACCGGCGGATTTATGGTAGGCTTTGATCTTTGCACAAGCCCTTACTACATAGGTGTTGGCACAGGATATACCCATACAGATTTCCATCTCCATCAAAATGCAGGGTATGGTGACGTCTACTCTCTTTTTGGCGCGATTTATGGAGGTATTGTTTTCAAGTATGTGGTTGCAGACGCTTCTGTAATTGTCGGTGGCAAACATTTCAATATGCATCGCACTGTGGTGTTTTTAAACATCGATGAGAAAGCATGTGCAAAATGGGATTCTCCTTTTGTCAACGCTCACTTAGGGCTTTTAGGCAAATGGCGCTTTTCAGATTATTGCTGGCAGCTTTTTGGGAATCTTGATTACCACTACTTGTATCTAGGCTCTGTTTTAGAAACAGGGAATATTAAATTGTTAATCAATAGCCATCACTCCAATTTCTTAAAAGCAGAATTGGGTACGCAAGCAAAAGGTATCTTTAAGCATAAAAATGTGTGCTGGGTTCCTTACGTGGGTGTGAGCGGCATTGTCAAAACACCACTTGGCAGTACAAACTACGGCGCGTTTTTCGTGGGTAGTAGCTTTTTTCAAAACACACAAACATCTAACGATGCGCAACTACTCATCTCTCCAAGAGCAGGTCTACGTGTGCATATGAAAAGCTTCAATGTGTTTGTTGGCTACAAAGGTGAATTTAATCAATACACCAACGACCATCAAGTTGACGGCGGTGTAGAGTGGACATTTTGATCGCTTAAGAAAAAACTTCTTGAAAAGAGAGGTCTTTTTTGGCACCCTTCTTGACTAAAGAGGTGTTGGATGGAGATCGATGAAAAGCAAGAAAAGATTTTAAAACAGTTTGTTACGAACACAAAAAGCAATGTCTTTGTGTTGCGCAATTTACCAGAAGTCATCAAGGGAGCGCTTTTTTCTCGCTATTCACGCGCGCCTCTTAGCTTAAGAGAACTTTTGTTAAAAGAATTTGTGTCTAATGACGAGCTCAAATTTGATCAAATTGTGGGCATTCAAGAAAACAATGAAGTGCTTGCGATTCAAAAGGCACAAAAATTTTATGACCGTATTTTAGATGGTTATGGCGATGATTCCATTGGAGAATTGGGCGGAGCTCATCTGGCTGCAGAAAATATTTCAATGATTGCAGCAAAAGTTATTGAAGATGCAAGGATTGGAGGTTCGCCTTTAGAAAAATCTACACGCTATATTTATTTTGATAAAAAAGTGGATGGAGAATTTCTTTTTTACAAAGATCCAACAATCATGCGTACACCTTTTAAAGAGCTCTATTTAAAAACATGCAATCATTTGTTTGAAACATATGCAAAACTTATCCCACCACTTTTAGAAAACTTTGAAAAAAAACTTCCCAAAGAAGACGGTGTTTCTGATGGAGCCTATAGAGCAGCTCAGCGCGCTAAAGTATGCGATTGTTTGCGTGGACTTTTACCAGCCGCTGCTTTGACAAACATGGGCGTTTTTGGAAACGGGCGTTTTTTTGAAACGCTTTTGCAAAAACTCAATAGCGAATCGTTGCAAGAGCTAAAGGATATTGGCAAAGAGGCGCAAGAGGAACTTGGAAAAGTGATTCCTTCTTTTGTGAGAAGATCAAAGCCAGAACATCGTCATGCACAATCTTTGTGCTCTTTTCATCATCAAATGAAAGCGGATTTAAAAACGTTAGCAAAACAACATGAAAAAGAAGATAACGAGCCAAAGCAATGTGTCAAACTCATCCACGCAGAAAACAATGCGCCTGTTCTTGTCGCAGCGGCCCTGCTTTTTGCACATACAGATACAAGCTACGAAGATTTGATTAAGCATTGCCAAGGCCTTTCACAAGAAGAGCTAGAGCGCATTTTAGACGGCGCTTGTCGCTTTAGAGAAAACAGACGACATAAATCTCCAAGAGCTTTGGAAAACGCTGTGTTTACATTTGAAATTTGCGCAGACTTTGGTTCCTATCGTGACTTGCAGCGCCACCGCATGCTCACCCAAGAGCGCAAACGCCTCACATGTGATAACGGTTTTTGGATCCCACCAGAAATTATCGATACGTCTTTAGAAAAGACTTATGTCGATGCAATGGAAATTGCACAAGAAGCGTATTTGCAAATCGCAAAAGAATTTCCAGAGCAAGCGCAATATGTGGTACCCATGGGATACAATATCCATTGGTATTTTACATGTAACTTAAGAGCTTTGCAGTGGCTGTGTGAATTACGTTCGCAACCACAAGGACATGCTACATATCGTTTTGTGGCACAAGAAATGGCCAAACAGATCATCCATCGTTTTCCACAGTTTGAGCGGTTTTTCAAATATGTAGATTACGAAGGTTATGACCTTGGGCGCTTATCACAAGAAATCCGCATCCACCAGAAAAGAAATGAGGCTCCCGCATAATGCAAAAGGCAAAAGACCTTGGGGTGTTTAAATTTTACAAGAAAGTATGGAACATCATTTTATCTAAAATTTGCTATTTAGCGGGAGTTTAATGGCTAAACCTTCACTCACAGGAAGTATTTTTTTAATTGCAGGCAGCTGTATTGGCGCGGGGATGCTGGGGCTTCCCATTGTTTCAGGTCAAAGTGGTTTTGTGCCTTCAACAATCAGTTTTGTAATCGCCTGGGCTTTCATGTTGATCGCAGGGCTTTTGTTTCTAGAAGTCAATTTGCGTTTTGGCTCTCACATCAGCTTTATTTCCATGGCAGAAAAAACCTTAGGTCCTATTGGAAAAGCGATTTGCTGGATCTTTTTCTTGTTTTTGTTTTACGCACTCACCGTTGCCTACATTTCTGGAACAAGTTCTTTGCTTGTATCGTTTTTTGAAAAGGAAGCGGGCTTAAAACTTTCAAACACTTTTCTTAGCGTTGTGTTTACCGTGTTATTTGCATGTGTGATTTATCTTGGCACAAAAGAGGTGGTCTCGTTTAACCGCTATTTGGTATTGGGCCTGTTTGTTTTTTTTGTGCTTTTGATTGTCTTTTCAGTCACGCATGTTCAAGCAAAAAATTTATCTTACATGAAGTGGGAAAAAAGTGTGTTTGCTCTGCCTGTGATGATGATTGCGTTTGGGTTTCACAATATGATTCCCTCCTTGGTGGACTATTTTAAAGGCAGTAGAAAAAAAATGATTATCACACTTGTTGCGGGCTCTTTACTTGCGTTTGGCATCTATTTTGTCTGGCAGTTTGTGGTACTTGGTATTGTGCCGGTCGAGGGAAAGTTTGGGATTTTGGATAACATTAAAAATGACCGCGAAGGAGCTCAGGCCATTATCTACATTTTACAAAACAAATGGATTGGAATCTTTTCTTGGGGCCTTGGTTTTTTTGCTTTGACAACTTCTTTTTTAGCGCAAGGATTATCGCTTGTGGATTTTTATGCCGATGGGTTGAAGATCAATAAAAGACAGGGCAAAAACAGCCTTGCCCTTGTGCTTTTAGCACTTTTCCCGCCGCTTGTTTTTGCCATTGTCTATCCCAACATCTTTTTAAAAGCGCTGGGTTTCGGCGGAGGAATTTGTGCAATGATTTTGTTCGGGATACTTCCTCCTTTGATGTGTTTGAAAAGCCGCCAGCAAAAAAAAGATTACCAAGTTTTTGGAGGCAAAGGATTGTTATTTTTAATGATGCTTTTTGCCCTTTTTGTTATCATCATAGAGCTATTCACTGAACTTACACGTTAACTCCAACTTAGGGACAGGCTGCAGAAGACAATCTGCTGCGTCTTACTTCTCGCTCAACTCTCCTGGAGTTGAGCATCGTCGTAGTCCTTGCATCTTGCCCTCTTCGCTCTTCCATTAAATTGGATTTATCGTGTAAGATCAGTTGTTCAGGAGGTTAGCTAAAAATGAAAAAGTTCGAAAAATTACAAAGAGCTTTTGGTGCGATCTTTTTGGTTGCAGGAACGACTATTGGTGCAGGGATGCTTGCTTTTCCTGTGATGACAGGTATTGCAGGATTTTTTCCAGCGATTATCTTGTTTGCCATTGTGTGGCTCTTTTTAACGTTTTCAGCGTTTCTTTTTTTGGAAGTCAATCTCTGTTTTCCCAAAGACACCAATATGGTGACAATGGCTGATAAAACGCTTGGAAAATGGGGCAAATATGTGTGTATCGTGACCTATGTTTTGCTTCTTTATAGTCTGGTCTCTGCCTATCTTTCAGGAGGTGCTGGCGTCATGCATGTGCTCTTTGATGGAATGGGATTTGCGCTGCCTTTTTGGACAGAAACTCTGCTGTTTGTGCTGCTTTTTGGCTCAGCCATTTATATCGGGGTCAAGGGTGTCGATTTTATTAACCGCGCCTTTATGCTAGGGCTTGTTGTGTGTTATTTAGCGCTGCTTTTTTTCGCAACTCCGCACTTAAACTTAAACCTGCTTACAAACTTTAATCCAAAATATTTATGGCTGGCGCTTTCTGTTGTGATCACAGCATTTGGATTTCACATCATCATCCCTACGTTAAAAGACTATCTTGAAGGAGATGTCAAAAAACTCAAAACCACGCTCTTGATTGGAAGCTTGGTTCCTTTTGTTGTGTATTTGATTTGGAATTTTGTGATTTTAGCGATTTTGCCAAGAGGCACGCTTTTACAAGCCTATACTACAGGCGTTCTTCCCATAGAATCGTTAAAATCCATTTTGAATGCGCCCACATTTTTAATTTTTGTGAGCTTCTTTTCGTTCTTTGCAATTGTCACCTCTTTTTTGGGTGTGAGCTTGAGTTTGGCCGACTTTTTAGCCGATGGATTGCAAATCAAAAAAAACAACCGTGGACGTTTTATTCTTTGTCTGCTTATTTTTATCCCTCCCTTAGTTTTTGTGCTCAGCGGACAAAAAGGCTTTTACATAGCACTTGAATATGCAGGAGCGTTTGTTGCGATTCTACTTGGCATCTTGCCTTGCTTAATGGCACTAAAAAATAGAAAACAACACAGAAAACTCAAATTCAAAATGTTTGGTGGAAAAGGTTTGCGCTATCTTGCTATCGCGTTCTTTTCTCTAGTGATTGTTGTGAACATTTTGCAGCAGTTTGGATACATATCATTAACATGAAAAGATTTCAGCTTGTTTCAGATTTTAAGCCCCAAGGAGACCAGCCTCAAGCTATTGAAAAACTCGTAAAGGGGTTTGAGCATAACCAACCTCAAGTGCTTTTGGGTGTCACGGGTTCTGGCAAAACGTTTACGATGGCAAACGTGATCGCCAAACTCAACAAGCCCACGCTGGTGCTTGCGCATAATAAAACGCTTGCAGCACAGCTGTATGAAGAATTCAAAAACTTTTTTCCCAACAATGCGGTAGAATATTTTGTCTCTTACTACGACTACTACCAACCGGAAGCCTACATTGCAAGAACGGACACCTATATCGAAAAAGATTTAGCGATCAATCAGCGCATTGAAAAA comes from the Chlamydiota bacterium genome and includes:
- the thyX gene encoding Thymidylate synthase ThyX; the encoded protein is MEIDEKQEKILKQFVTNTKSNVFVLRNLPEVIKGALFSRYSRAPLSLRELLLKEFVSNDELKFDQIVGIQENNEVLAIQKAQKFYDRILDGYGDDSIGELGGAHLAAENISMIAAKVIEDARIGGSPLEKSTRYIYFDKKVDGEFLFYKDPTIMRTPFKELYLKTCNHLFETYAKLIPPLLENFEKKLPKEDGVSDGAYRAAQRAKVCDCLRGLLPAAALTNMGVFGNGRFFETLLQKLNSESLQELKDIGKEAQEELGKVIPSFVRRSKPEHRHAQSLCSFHHQMKADLKTLAKQHEKEDNEPKQCVKLIHAENNAPVLVAAALLFAHTDTSYEDLIKHCQGLSQEELERILDGACRFRENRRHKSPRALENAVFTFEICADFGSYRDLQRHRMLTQERKRLTCDNGFWIPPEIIDTSLEKTYVDAMEIAQEAYLQIAKEFPEQAQYVVPMGYNIHWYFTCNLRALQWLCELRSQPQGHATYRFVAQEMAKQIIHRFPQFERFFKYVDYEGYDLGRLSQEIRIHQKRNEAPA
- the tyrP_2 gene encoding Tyrosine-specific transport protein, with the translated sequence MKKFEKLQRAFGAIFLVAGTTIGAGMLAFPVMTGIAGFFPAIILFAIVWLFLTFSAFLFLEVNLCFPKDTNMVTMADKTLGKWGKYVCIVTYVLLLYSLVSAYLSGGAGVMHVLFDGMGFALPFWTETLLFVLLFGSAIYIGVKGVDFINRAFMLGLVVCYLALLFFATPHLNLNLLTNFNPKYLWLALSVVITAFGFHIIIPTLKDYLEGDVKKLKTTLLIGSLVPFVVYLIWNFVILAILPRGTLLQAYTTGVLPIESLKSILNAPTFLIFVSFFSFFAIVTSFLGVSLSLADFLADGLQIKKNNRGRFILCLLIFIPPLVFVLSGQKGFYIALEYAGAFVAILLGILPCLMALKNRKQHRKLKFKMFGGKGLRYLAIAFFSLVIVVNILQQFGYISLT
- the tyrP_1 gene encoding Tyrosine-specific transport protein, with product MAKPSLTGSIFLIAGSCIGAGMLGLPIVSGQSGFVPSTISFVIAWAFMLIAGLLFLEVNLRFGSHISFISMAEKTLGPIGKAICWIFFLFLFYALTVAYISGTSSLLVSFFEKEAGLKLSNTFLSVVFTVLFACVIYLGTKEVVSFNRYLVLGLFVFFVLLIVFSVTHVQAKNLSYMKWEKSVFALPVMMIAFGFHNMIPSLVDYFKGSRKKMIITLVAGSLLAFGIYFVWQFVVLGIVPVEGKFGILDNIKNDREGAQAIIYILQNKWIGIFSWGLGFFALTTSFLAQGLSLVDFYADGLKINKRQGKNSLALVLLALFPPLVFAIVYPNIFLKALGFGGGICAMILFGILPPLMCLKSRQQKKDYQVFGGKGLLFLMMLFALFVIIIELFTELTR